In one Neobacillus sp. WH10 genomic region, the following are encoded:
- the obgE gene encoding GTPase ObgE yields MFVDQVKIYVKGGDGGNGMVAFRREKYVPNGGPAGGDGGKGASVVFEVNEGLRTLMDFRYKRHFKADRGEHGMSKGQHGRGSKDMIVKVPPGTVVMDAETKEVIADLVEHGQQAVIAKGGRGGRGNTRFATPSNPAPEIAENGEPGQERDVILELKLLADVGLVGFPSVGKSTLLSVVSSAKPKIAEYHFTTIVPNLGMVETEDGRSFVMADLPGLIEGASEGVGLGHQFLRHIERTRVIVHVIDMAATEGRDPFEDYLTINRELKEYNLRLTERPQIIVANKMDMPDAEENLQKFKEQLEEDYPIFPISALSRKGLRELLFAVADKLEETPEFPLEHEEEDTGIHRVLYKHEADPENFTITREPDGSFVLSGEKLERLFKMTDFSREESVRRFSRQLRGLGVDDALRQRGAKDGDIVKLLEFEFEFIE; encoded by the coding sequence ATGTTTGTCGATCAAGTCAAAATTTATGTAAAAGGCGGGGACGGCGGCAATGGTATGGTCGCGTTTCGTCGTGAAAAATATGTTCCAAATGGCGGTCCTGCTGGCGGGGACGGCGGAAAAGGTGCCAGTGTCGTTTTTGAGGTAAACGAAGGGCTGAGAACGTTAATGGATTTTCGCTATAAGCGCCATTTTAAGGCGGATCGTGGTGAGCATGGCATGTCCAAGGGACAGCATGGAAGAGGCTCTAAGGATATGATTGTTAAGGTACCCCCTGGAACGGTGGTTATGGATGCAGAAACAAAAGAGGTCATTGCTGATTTAGTTGAGCACGGGCAGCAGGCTGTCATAGCTAAAGGCGGCCGTGGCGGCCGTGGAAATACCCGTTTCGCCACACCGTCAAATCCGGCACCGGAGATTGCTGAAAATGGTGAGCCGGGCCAAGAGCGTGATGTTATTCTGGAATTAAAGCTTTTGGCTGATGTTGGTCTCGTTGGTTTCCCAAGTGTAGGGAAGTCTACCTTATTGTCTGTTGTCTCATCGGCAAAACCGAAAATCGCTGAGTACCATTTTACGACGATTGTTCCGAATCTTGGTATGGTGGAAACAGAGGACGGCAGAAGTTTTGTTATGGCTGACCTGCCGGGATTAATTGAAGGGGCAAGTGAAGGTGTAGGTCTTGGCCATCAATTTTTACGACATATTGAACGGACGAGAGTTATCGTCCATGTTATTGATATGGCAGCGACAGAAGGCAGGGACCCATTTGAGGATTACCTGACCATCAATCGTGAATTAAAAGAGTATAATCTAAGATTGACCGAGCGTCCGCAAATAATTGTTGCGAATAAAATGGATATGCCTGATGCAGAAGAAAACCTGCAAAAGTTTAAAGAGCAGCTTGAAGAGGATTATCCTATATTCCCTATCTCAGCTTTATCCCGTAAAGGTCTGCGTGAATTATTATTCGCTGTGGCCGATAAATTAGAGGAAACACCAGAGTTTCCACTTGAGCATGAAGAAGAGGATACCGGTATTCATCGTGTTCTTTACAAACATGAGGCAGACCCTGAAAACTTCACGATTACAAGAGAGCCAGATGGTTCGTTTGTCCTCTCAGGTGAAAAACTCGAAAGATTATTTAAGATGACAGACTTTTCACGTGAAGAATCTGTCCGCCGTTTCTCCCGACAGCTTCGCGGTCTTGGCGTAGATGATGCTTTAAGACAACGAGGGGCAAAAGATGGAGATATCGTAAAATTATTAGAGTTCGAATTTGAGTTCATTGAGTAG
- a CDS encoding sporulation initiation phosphotransferase B: MGKEWDIVEVLRHSRHDWLNKLQLIKGNLDLDRIDRVRAVIDEIVIEAQHETKLSNLHMPLFAALLLKSNWENPSFKLEYEVLIDSELIKIDDASMTNWTNSFFLCLNRAIEEFQENHLSITIEPQLDGVRFFFDFSGIIIKRELIEKFLANPAMDVVVKEFSESELALEVFMPVQ, from the coding sequence ATGGGGAAAGAATGGGATATCGTGGAAGTGCTGCGGCACTCACGACATGATTGGTTAAACAAACTCCAGTTAATAAAGGGAAACCTGGATTTAGACCGAATTGATCGGGTTAGAGCAGTCATTGATGAAATTGTCATTGAAGCGCAGCATGAGACAAAGCTTTCGAATTTACATATGCCTTTGTTTGCTGCCCTGCTATTAAAATCCAATTGGGAAAATCCTTCATTTAAACTAGAGTATGAAGTACTGATCGATTCAGAATTAATTAAAATTGATGACGCTAGCATGACAAATTGGACAAATTCCTTTTTTTTATGTTTAAATCGGGCAATTGAGGAATTTCAAGAGAACCATTTATCCATCACAATTGAACCACAATTAGATGGTGTTCGTTTCTTTTTTGATTTTAGCGGGATAATAATAAAAAGGGAACTGATTGAAAAATTCCTTGCTAACCCAGCAATGGATGTAGTGGTCAAGGAATTTTCTGAAAGTGAACTCGCGCTGGAAGTTTTTATGCCAGTACAATAA
- the rpmA gene encoding 50S ribosomal protein L27 translates to MLLKLDLQLFASKKGVGSTKNGRDSIAKRLGAKRADGQFVTGGSILYRQRGTKIYPGENVGRGGDDTLFAKIDGVVKFERLGRDRKKVSVYPVAQEA, encoded by the coding sequence ATGTTATTAAAATTAGATCTTCAGTTGTTTGCATCTAAAAAGGGAGTAGGTTCTACAAAGAACGGACGTGACTCTATCGCAAAGCGCCTTGGTGCTAAGCGTGCAGACGGTCAATTTGTAACTGGTGGTTCGATCCTTTACCGTCAACGCGGTACAAAGATTTACCCAGGTGAAAACGTAGGCCGCGGCGGAGACGATACTCTTTTTGCAAAAATCGACGGCGTTGTGAAATTCGAACGTTTAGGTCGTGACCGTAAAAAAGTGAGCGTTTATCCAGTAGCTCAAGAAGCTTAA
- a CDS encoding ribosomal-processing cysteine protease Prp — protein sequence MIGITITRTESGLIQSFEMSGHALFADRGKDIVCAGVSAVSVGAINAVHELTGVTPDLEHRADGFLRCVVPEELPNDIHEKIQLILEAMVVSLRTIEEEYGKHIKITFKKQEVE from the coding sequence ATGATTGGGATTACGATTACTCGTACTGAATCCGGCTTGATTCAGTCTTTCGAAATGAGCGGTCATGCATTATTCGCTGATCGAGGGAAGGATATTGTCTGTGCAGGTGTATCTGCTGTCTCCGTTGGGGCCATCAACGCAGTACACGAACTGACTGGTGTCACTCCCGATCTTGAACATCGAGCAGATGGGTTTCTCCGCTGTGTTGTACCGGAAGAACTTCCGAATGACATCCACGAGAAAATTCAGCTGATTCTAGAAGCTATGGTCGTTTCGTTACGGACGATTGAAGAAGAGTACGGAAAGCACATAAAGATTACCTTCAAAAAGCAGGAGGTGGAATAA
- the rplU gene encoding 50S ribosomal protein L21 yields MYAIIETGGKQLKVEEGQAIYIEKLDVEAGETVTFDKVLFVGGETVKVGSPVVAGATVTAKVEKQGRAKKIIVFKYKAKKNNRKKQGHRQPYTKVIIEKINA; encoded by the coding sequence ATGTACGCAATTATCGAAACTGGCGGTAAACAACTTAAAGTCGAAGAAGGCCAAGCAATCTACATTGAAAAATTAGATGTAGAAGCTGGTGAAACAGTTACTTTTGACAAGGTTCTTTTCGTTGGCGGTGAAACTGTAAAAGTTGGAAGCCCTGTTGTTGCAGGCGCTACTGTTACAGCTAAAGTTGAAAAACAAGGCCGTGCGAAGAAAATCATTGTTTTCAAGTACAAAGCGAAGAAAAACAACCGTAAGAAGCAAGGTCATCGTCAACCTTACACAAAAGTAATCATCGAAAAAATCAACGCGTAA
- a CDS encoding Rne/Rng family ribonuclease, which translates to METLIINYTAREKRFAYLRDHRVEQIIFDRPEYRSLVGNIYFGTVTKVLPGMNAVFIDIGEEKNAYLHRDSLPAYVLSSEKQKNITSFVHQGEKMLVQVDKDATGTKGPKVTGIIEIQGNHLIYMPKGRYVAVSKKIADVNAQTMLRSLGSRHKTEEEGIIFRTSSISSTEEEIQEELQTLRQQFQELLQKTTFLKKAGLIFQKDTFIEMILNQAARMKTGEVIVDDLAVKKMLEQANPKVKHCYYNGKENIFSANQVEHEIDKALKRIVWLDFGAYLIFDETEALTIIDVNTGKFSGKTDYQNTVLKTNQLAANEIARQLRLRDIGGIVLIDFIDMKREQDKQTILNTFETEIAKDGKRTKIIGFTPLGILQLTRKKTKVTLSEALQVKCPVCDGTGRILSAETIAFRLERELLEHRHAEFEAILIEATREVKDTLLGADHAHIKVLEDLLHVKLYFSIQPSAKPYYVLKQFGDDKDISVKAIDTLA; encoded by the coding sequence TTGGAAACATTAATTATTAATTACACCGCACGAGAGAAGCGATTTGCTTATTTAAGAGATCACCGTGTAGAACAGATCATTTTTGACCGACCAGAATATCGCTCGCTGGTCGGTAATATTTATTTTGGGACCGTTACAAAGGTGTTGCCGGGGATGAATGCTGTTTTCATCGATATTGGCGAGGAGAAAAATGCCTATTTGCACCGTGACTCTCTGCCAGCCTACGTGCTATCATCTGAAAAACAAAAAAATATCACTTCGTTCGTGCATCAAGGAGAAAAAATGCTCGTTCAGGTGGACAAGGATGCAACCGGCACAAAGGGACCAAAAGTTACGGGGATTATTGAAATACAGGGGAATCATCTTATTTACATGCCTAAAGGACGTTATGTGGCCGTATCGAAAAAAATTGCCGATGTAAATGCACAGACAATGCTCCGCAGCCTTGGCAGCCGTCACAAAACGGAAGAAGAGGGGATCATTTTTCGTACTTCTAGCATTTCAAGCACAGAAGAAGAAATTCAAGAAGAGCTGCAAACGTTAAGACAACAATTCCAAGAACTATTGCAGAAAACAACCTTCCTAAAAAAAGCGGGGTTAATTTTTCAAAAAGATACCTTCATAGAAATGATTTTGAATCAGGCTGCAAGGATGAAGACTGGAGAAGTCATTGTTGATGATCTAGCGGTAAAAAAAATGCTTGAGCAGGCCAACCCTAAAGTGAAGCACTGTTACTATAACGGAAAAGAGAATATATTTTCAGCAAACCAAGTGGAGCATGAAATTGACAAAGCGCTCAAGCGGATTGTCTGGCTTGATTTCGGCGCCTATCTTATATTTGATGAAACGGAAGCATTGACGATTATTGATGTGAACACTGGGAAATTTTCCGGAAAGACTGATTATCAGAATACTGTTCTTAAAACCAATCAGCTGGCTGCAAATGAGATTGCCAGGCAATTGCGCCTTCGCGATATCGGCGGCATTGTCCTGATAGATTTTATTGATATGAAACGCGAGCAGGATAAACAGACGATTCTTAACACGTTTGAGACAGAAATAGCAAAAGATGGAAAAAGAACAAAAATCATTGGTTTTACCCCGCTTGGGATTCTGCAACTGACTAGAAAGAAGACAAAGGTCACCCTGTCAGAGGCTCTCCAAGTGAAATGTCCAGTCTGCGACGGTACAGGACGGATCCTTAGTGCTGAAACCATCGCGTTTCGGCTTGAGCGAGAGCTTTTAGAGCACCGTCATGCTGAATTCGAGGCAATTTTAATAGAGGCAACGCGAGAGGTGAAAGATACGCTTTTGGGTGCAGATCATGCACACATTAAAGTATTAGAAGACCTGCTGCATGTAAAACTTTATTTTTCTATACAACCATCTGCTAAACCGTATTATGTCTTGAAACAATTTGGCGATGACAAGGATATCTCCGTAAAAGCTATTGACACTCTTGCTTAA
- a CDS encoding M50 family metallopeptidase produces MNRAITLLRQVQIHPLLWIVIALSIATGHFLEVCLLLGIIFIHEMGHAAAASFFSWRIKKITLLPFGGVAEMDEHGNRPLKEESIVVLAGPLQHVWMVAAAYGLVSLHVIPEDLFKLFISYNVMIFVFNLFPVWPLDGGKLVFLLLSLKSSFPHAHRLTLLISFFSLSLFSIIILLTAPANINVWVVIAFLFFSLYHEWKQRRFIFMRFLLERYYGKKSSLQALRPIQANEQDLLIHVLEKFQRGCKHPIIVEAGGKEAGTLDENELLHAYFTEKRLTDKISDLLFSY; encoded by the coding sequence TTGAATAGAGCTATTACGTTACTACGACAAGTACAGATTCATCCGTTGCTGTGGATTGTGATTGCCCTATCGATTGCAACCGGTCATTTCCTAGAAGTCTGCCTGCTGCTCGGGATTATATTTATACATGAAATGGGGCATGCTGCTGCGGCTTCTTTTTTTTCATGGAGAATTAAGAAAATCACCCTTCTGCCGTTTGGCGGGGTTGCTGAAATGGATGAGCACGGCAATCGTCCCCTTAAGGAGGAATCGATTGTTGTCCTTGCCGGACCGCTACAGCATGTGTGGATGGTGGCGGCAGCATACGGCTTAGTTTCGCTGCACGTGATTCCTGAAGATTTATTTAAACTATTTATAAGTTACAACGTTATGATTTTCGTGTTCAATCTTTTTCCCGTTTGGCCGCTTGATGGCGGAAAACTGGTATTCTTACTCCTTTCATTAAAAAGTTCTTTTCCGCATGCACATCGTCTGACACTGTTAATTTCATTTTTCAGCCTATCCCTGTTTTCGATAATCATTTTACTTACTGCACCTGCTAATATAAATGTTTGGGTCGTAATTGCCTTTTTATTTTTCTCACTTTACCATGAGTGGAAACAAAGGCGCTTTATTTTCATGAGATTTTTATTAGAGCGCTATTATGGAAAAAAGTCGAGCCTGCAGGCATTGAGGCCTATCCAGGCCAATGAACAGGACTTACTCATCCATGTGTTAGAAAAATTTCAACGCGGCTGTAAACATCCGATCATCGTCGAAGCGGGCGGAAAGGAAGCGGGCACATTGGATGAAAACGAGCTCCTGCATGCCTATTTTACAGAAAAGCGCCTAACCGATAAAATCAGCGACCTTCTCTTTTCATATTAA
- a CDS encoding M23 family metallopeptidase: MARTTPDEIRRRIAKRKKEQGSTTKTPERQMIWPGEDENYTFNHITSTEKGDGDSGHPLFKKEVFFFKILASVLLFLMVAIMFRNHNATFEPVRDFVTKQMDKDFKFATVSNWYEDKFGKPLALLPFSEDDRAGKKTVVKESDFSVPAMGKILENFEKNGQGIMIETEKGAVVQSINDGYVTFAGVKEGLGKTVIIQHPDDSTTWYGNLDEIKVNLYEYIEKRTVVGTVSASTGEDKTKGKYYFAIKKDDDFIDPIQVIRFE; this comes from the coding sequence ATGGCGCGGACTACACCGGATGAAATACGGCGACGAATCGCTAAAAGGAAAAAAGAACAGGGCTCAACGACTAAAACACCAGAACGCCAAATGATTTGGCCTGGCGAGGATGAAAACTACACGTTTAATCATATTACCTCTACTGAAAAAGGAGACGGGGATTCCGGACATCCATTATTTAAGAAGGAAGTATTCTTTTTCAAAATATTGGCGTCTGTACTCCTGTTTTTAATGGTTGCCATTATGTTTCGCAATCATAATGCAACCTTCGAGCCAGTAAGGGACTTTGTTACAAAGCAAATGGACAAGGATTTTAAGTTTGCCACAGTTTCCAACTGGTATGAAGACAAGTTCGGCAAACCATTGGCCTTGCTTCCATTTTCAGAGGACGATCGAGCTGGAAAAAAGACTGTTGTCAAAGAGTCGGATTTTTCCGTTCCGGCAATGGGAAAAATCCTTGAAAACTTTGAAAAAAATGGCCAAGGCATCATGATTGAAACGGAAAAAGGCGCCGTAGTACAGTCGATAAACGACGGGTATGTTACTTTCGCTGGAGTTAAAGAAGGTTTGGGGAAAACAGTCATCATCCAACACCCCGATGATTCAACAACATGGTACGGAAATTTAGATGAAATAAAAGTCAACCTTTATGAATATATCGAAAAGCGAACAGTGGTGGGGACGGTTTCCGCGTCAACCGGTGAGGATAAAACAAAAGGCAAGTATTATTTTGCCATTAAAAAAGACGATGATTTCATCGACCCGATCCAGGTGATTCGCTTTGAATAG